A stretch of Vannielia litorea DNA encodes these proteins:
- the nqrF gene encoding NADH:ubiquinone reductase (Na(+)-transporting) subunit F — MQTFTLGVALFSLIVLALVTIIMVARSRLVSSGNVNITINGEKTISVPAGGKLLQTLAAQKLFVPSACGGGGTCAQCRVRIHSGGGSILPTEESHITKREAACGDRLSCQVAVKQDMEVEVPEEVFGVKKWECTVRSNDNVATFIKNLVLELPEGEDVNFRAGGYIQIEAPAHHVRYADFDVAEEYREDWDKFNIWQYESSLDEPIERAYSMANYPDEKGLIMLNVRIATPPPRTEGIPPGKMSSYIFNLKPGDKVTISGPFGEFFARDTPKEMVFIGGGAGMAPMRSHIFDQLKRLENRNRKITFWYGARSKREMFFVEDFDQLAEEFDNFEWHVALSDALPEDEWTGYTGFIHNVLYEQYLKDHPNPEDCEYYMCGPPIMNQSVINMLLELGVDREDIMLDDFGG; from the coding sequence ATGCAGACATTCACCCTCGGCGTCGCCCTCTTCTCTCTGATCGTCCTTGCACTGGTGACCATCATCATGGTGGCCCGGTCGCGGCTGGTATCCTCTGGCAACGTCAACATCACCATCAATGGCGAGAAGACGATTTCTGTCCCGGCAGGCGGCAAGCTGCTGCAGACGCTTGCGGCTCAAAAGCTCTTCGTGCCCTCGGCCTGCGGTGGCGGTGGCACCTGCGCCCAGTGCCGGGTGCGGATCCATTCCGGTGGCGGCTCGATCCTGCCAACCGAGGAGAGCCACATCACCAAGCGCGAGGCCGCTTGCGGCGACCGGCTCTCCTGCCAGGTCGCGGTGAAGCAGGACATGGAGGTGGAGGTCCCGGAGGAGGTCTTCGGGGTCAAGAAGTGGGAGTGCACCGTGCGCTCCAACGACAACGTCGCCACCTTCATCAAGAACCTGGTTCTCGAGCTTCCCGAGGGCGAGGACGTGAACTTCAGGGCCGGTGGCTACATCCAGATCGAGGCGCCGGCCCATCACGTGCGCTACGCCGATTTCGACGTGGCCGAGGAGTACCGGGAGGACTGGGACAAGTTCAACATCTGGCAGTACGAGTCTTCGCTCGACGAGCCGATCGAACGGGCCTACTCGATGGCCAACTACCCGGACGAGAAGGGCCTCATCATGCTCAACGTCCGGATTGCCACGCCGCCGCCGCGCACCGAGGGCATCCCGCCGGGCAAGATGTCGAGCTACATCTTCAACCTCAAGCCGGGCGACAAGGTCACTATCTCGGGCCCGTTCGGCGAGTTCTTCGCCCGCGACACGCCCAAGGAGATGGTCTTCATCGGCGGCGGTGCCGGCATGGCGCCGATGCGGAGTCATATCTTCGACCAGCTGAAGCGGCTCGAAAACCGCAACCGCAAGATCACCTTCTGGTATGGTGCCCGGTCGAAGCGCGAGATGTTCTTTGTCGAGGACTTCGACCAGCTGGCCGAGGAGTTCGACAATTTCGAGTGGCACGTGGCGCTGTCGGATGCGCTGCCCGAGGATGAATGGACGGGATACACCGGCTTCATCCACAACGTGCTCTACGAGCAGTACCTCAAGGACCATCCGAACCCCGAGGATTGCGAGTACTACATGTGCGGCCCGCCCATCATGAACCAGTCGGTCATCAACATGCTCCTGGAGCTGGGGGTCGACCGCGAAGACATCATGCTGGACGATTTCGGCGGCTGA
- the nqrE gene encoding NADH:ubiquinone reductase (Na(+)-transporting) subunit E — protein MEQLISLAVKAVFVENMALAFFLGMCTFLAVSKKISTAIGLGISVTLVQTITVPANNLILTYLLAPGALAWAGFPDVDLTFLGLISYIGVIAAMVQILEMILDKYFPPLYNALGVFLPLITVNCAILGGSLFMVERDYNLAESTVYGISSGFGWALAITAMAGVREKLKYSDIPDGLQGLGITFISAGLMAMAFMSFSGVNL, from the coding sequence ATGGAACAGCTGATCTCCCTTGCCGTAAAGGCCGTGTTCGTGGAGAACATGGCGCTCGCCTTCTTTCTCGGCATGTGCACCTTCCTCGCGGTCTCCAAGAAGATCTCCACCGCCATCGGTCTGGGTATCTCGGTGACGCTGGTGCAGACGATCACGGTACCGGCCAACAACCTGATCCTGACCTACCTGCTGGCGCCCGGCGCACTGGCATGGGCGGGCTTTCCCGATGTGGATCTGACCTTCCTCGGGCTGATCTCCTACATCGGGGTGATCGCTGCCATGGTGCAGATCCTCGAGATGATCCTCGATAAGTACTTTCCGCCGCTCTACAACGCGCTGGGCGTGTTCCTGCCGCTCATCACGGTGAACTGCGCCATTCTCGGTGGTTCGCTGTTCATGGTGGAACGCGACTACAACCTTGCCGAGTCGACGGTTTACGGCATCTCCTCGGGCTTCGGTTGGGCCCTGGCGATCACTGCCATGGCCGGGGTCCGCGAGAAGCTGAAGTACTCCGATATCCCCGATGGCCTGCAGGGGCTCGGGATCACCTTCATCAGCGCCGGACTGATGGCCATGGCCTTCATGTCCTTCTCCGGCGTGAACCTCTGA
- a CDS encoding NADH:ubiquinone reductase (Na(+)-transporting) subunit D, translated as MAQTYRTMLVDPMVDNNPITLQVLGICSALAVTSSLQVALVMTIAVTLVTGFSSMFISVLRSQIPSSIRIIVQMIIIASLVIVVDQVLKAYAYEISKTLSVFVGLIITNCIVMGRAEAFAMKNPPFASFVDGVGNGLGYGLILMLVGFIRELFGSGSLFGVTILQTTNNGGWYVPNGLLLLPPSAFFVIGLLIWGFRTWKPEQVEEREYRIQVVEAH; from the coding sequence ATGGCGCAAACCTACCGGACCATGCTCGTCGACCCGATGGTCGACAACAACCCGATCACCCTTCAGGTGCTGGGCATCTGCTCGGCCCTCGCCGTGACCTCCTCGCTCCAGGTGGCGCTGGTGATGACCATTGCGGTGACCCTGGTCACAGGGTTCTCCTCAATGTTTATCTCGGTGCTGCGCAGCCAGATCCCATCGTCGATCCGGATCATCGTGCAGATGATCATCATCGCGTCGCTGGTGATCGTGGTGGACCAGGTCCTCAAGGCCTATGCCTACGAGATCTCAAAGACCCTCTCGGTCTTCGTCGGCCTGATCATCACCAACTGCATCGTGATGGGCCGAGCCGAGGCCTTCGCCATGAAGAACCCGCCGTTTGCCTCATTTGTCGATGGCGTGGGCAACGGGCTGGGCTACGGGCTGATCCTGATGCTGGTCGGCTTTATCCGGGAGTTGTTCGGATCGGGGAGCCTCTTTGGCGTCACCATCCTGCAAACCACCAACAACGGTGGTTGGTATGTGCCCAATGGCTTGCTGCTGCTGCCGCCCTCGGCCTTCTTCGTGATCGGCCTGCTGATCTGGGGCTTCCGGACCTGGAAGCCTGAGCAGGTGGAGGAGCGCGAGTATCGTATCCAGGTGGTGGAGGCTCACTGA
- a CDS encoding Na(+)-translocating NADH-quinone reductase subunit C, which yields MNPPDRDLPAPEGELVQGGGFLRRFLDTPADNTVKTVIVALGLCLVASMVVSAAAVSLRPLQEKNAALDKQVNILQVAGLYEDGTDVAEAFEQFEPHVLKLETGEFADGENVEGQLLDPLTFDDRAAAEDLTLSAPLDDDPASIGRQANYVTVYLLRNADGSLDKVVLPVYGYGLWSTLYGFMAIEEDGNTIYGLQFYEHAETPGLGAEVDNPRWKALWRGKELRTEDGAGELAITVAKTPPQGQEYFVDALSGATLTSRGVDNLVRFWMSERGFEPFLERVRAGDI from the coding sequence ATGAACCCGCCAGACCGCGACCTGCCCGCGCCCGAGGGTGAGCTGGTGCAGGGTGGCGGCTTCCTTCGCCGCTTCCTCGACACCCCGGCCGACAATACCGTCAAGACGGTGATCGTTGCGCTGGGCCTTTGCCTCGTCGCCTCGATGGTCGTGTCGGCCGCCGCCGTCTCGCTGCGCCCGTTGCAGGAGAAGAACGCCGCGCTCGACAAGCAGGTGAACATCCTGCAGGTCGCCGGGCTCTACGAAGATGGCACCGATGTGGCCGAGGCCTTCGAGCAGTTCGAGCCGCACGTGCTCAAGCTGGAGACCGGCGAATTTGCGGATGGCGAGAATGTGGAAGGCCAGCTGCTTGATCCGCTGACCTTCGACGACCGCGCCGCTGCCGAGGATCTGACCCTATCGGCTCCTCTGGATGACGATCCGGCCAGCATCGGGCGGCAGGCGAACTACGTGACAGTGTACCTGCTGCGCAATGCCGACGGCAGCCTCGACAAGGTGGTGCTGCCCGTCTACGGCTACGGGCTTTGGTCCACCCTCTACGGCTTCATGGCCATCGAGGAGGACGGAAACACCATTTACGGGCTCCAGTTCTACGAACACGCGGAGACCCCGGGCCTTGGTGCGGAGGTCGACAACCCCCGCTGGAAGGCGCTCTGGCGCGGCAAGGAGCTTCGGACCGAAGATGGTGCGGGCGAGTTGGCCATTACCGTGGCAAAGACGCCGCCGCAGGGGCAGGAATATTTCGTTGATGCGCTTTCTGGCGCGACACTCACCTCGCGCGGGGTCGACAATCTCGTGCGCTTCTGGATGAGCGAGCGGGGCTTCGAGCCGTTTCTGGAACGCGTGAGGGCAGGAGACATCTGA
- a CDS encoding NADH:ubiquinone reductase (Na(+)-transporting) subunit B, whose protein sequence is MGLRSFFDRIEPHFEKGGKYEKWFPLYEMVESFLYTPKTVTTAAPHARSYIDMKRIMTYVVLATVPCILFGLYNTGLQTNLAIAEHGASGWRAAIIEGLGIGFNPANPIANMLHGLMYFLPIYIVTLAAGGAWEVLFATIRRHEVNEGFLVTSMLYTLILPASTPLWQVALGISFGVVIGKEVFGGTGKNFLNPALVGRAFLYFAYPAYMSGDTIWTPVDGFSGATALSITASEGPAALPEYGITWMDAFIGTIQGCIGETSTIACLIGLAFLLVTKIANYRMVVGCLLGMIAFSSLLNWIGSDSNPAFATPWYWHLVIGGYAFGLVFMVTEPVSGSHTNLGRYIYGALIGFMVVMIRVVNPAFPEGMMLAILFGNVFAPLIDYFVVQANIRRRARRHA, encoded by the coding sequence ATGGGTTTGCGCAGCTTCTTCGACCGGATCGAGCCGCATTTCGAGAAGGGCGGCAAGTACGAGAAGTGGTTTCCCCTCTACGAGATGGTGGAGAGCTTTCTCTATACGCCCAAGACGGTGACCACCGCCGCGCCGCATGCGCGCAGCTACATCGACATGAAGCGGATCATGACCTACGTGGTGCTCGCCACGGTGCCCTGCATCCTCTTCGGGCTCTACAACACCGGGCTCCAGACCAACCTGGCGATTGCCGAGCACGGCGCATCGGGCTGGCGTGCGGCGATCATCGAGGGGCTCGGCATCGGCTTCAATCCGGCCAACCCGATTGCGAACATGCTGCACGGGCTGATGTACTTTCTTCCGATCTACATCGTCACGCTGGCGGCCGGTGGTGCCTGGGAGGTGCTTTTTGCGACGATCCGGCGGCATGAGGTGAACGAGGGCTTTCTCGTGACCTCCATGCTCTACACGCTGATCCTGCCGGCTTCGACGCCGCTCTGGCAGGTGGCGCTGGGCATTTCCTTTGGCGTGGTCATCGGCAAGGAAGTCTTTGGCGGCACGGGCAAGAACTTTCTGAACCCCGCGCTGGTGGGTCGGGCGTTTCTTTACTTTGCCTATCCCGCCTACATGTCGGGCGACACCATCTGGACTCCGGTCGATGGCTTCTCCGGCGCAACCGCGCTCTCCATCACCGCCTCGGAAGGGCCTGCCGCGCTGCCCGAATACGGAATCACCTGGATGGATGCCTTCATCGGCACGATCCAGGGCTGCATCGGCGAAACCTCGACCATCGCCTGCCTGATCGGCCTGGCATTCCTGCTGGTCACCAAGATCGCCAACTACCGGATGGTTGTGGGCTGCCTGCTGGGAATGATCGCCTTCTCGTCGCTGCTCAACTGGATCGGGTCCGACAGCAACCCGGCCTTCGCGACGCCCTGGTACTGGCACCTCGTCATTGGCGGCTATGCCTTTGGCCTCGTGTTCATGGTGACCGAGCCGGTTTCGGGCTCGCACACCAACCTGGGCCGCTACATCTATGGCGCGCTGATCGGCTTCATGGTCGTGATGATCCGTGTGGTGAACCCGGCCTTCCCCGAGGGCATGATGCTCGCGATCCTGTTCGGCAACGTCTTCGCCCCGCTGATCGACTACTTCGTCGTGCAGGCCAACATCCGCAGGAGGGCCCGTCGCCATGCCTGA
- a CDS encoding Na(+)-translocating NADH-quinone reductase subunit A, with the protein MAIQVQNYNLRRGLDLPMDGAATDGAAEAASVRSVGVLGADYIGLKPRLAVAEGDVVARGAPVLAHKDNPEAQVTSPVSGRVTAINRGARRKLVSVEIEVDEGAAEPLDFSQVGDVSTVEGIVERLCAAGLWTSFRTRPYSHVPLSSDRPAAIYVTAMDTEPLSPDPVPFITEEAEAFVRGLEAVAMLTEGKTYLCHATGARVPGADVDGVTAVGFSGPHPAGLPGTHMHFLEPPRVDRFVWTIGYADVIAIGRLLLTGRLDTTRTIAIVGPLAASPRLVKTVLGASLSELCAGDNPDGLPIRVISGSVLSGRAGEGVDGYLGRYARQVTLMEEDHKQIPLGWIRPMASKYAFQPVLGSAFTRKLYNLTTNLNGGRRAMVPIGTFEDLMPQDFLPTQLLRSLLVMDTDQAQALGALELDEEDLGLCGFACPAKYEYGMALRDCLTKIEKEG; encoded by the coding sequence ATGGCGATCCAAGTGCAGAACTACAATTTGAGGCGCGGCCTCGATCTTCCGATGGATGGTGCGGCGACCGATGGCGCGGCCGAGGCCGCATCGGTTCGCAGTGTCGGGGTTCTCGGGGCGGACTACATTGGTCTCAAGCCGCGGCTGGCTGTGGCCGAGGGAGACGTGGTCGCCCGCGGTGCTCCGGTCCTTGCCCACAAGGACAACCCCGAAGCACAGGTGACCTCTCCGGTATCTGGCCGCGTGACGGCGATCAACCGGGGTGCCCGGCGCAAGCTCGTCAGTGTCGAGATCGAGGTGGATGAGGGCGCCGCCGAGCCGCTGGACTTTTCTCAGGTCGGGGATGTTTCGACGGTGGAAGGGATCGTGGAGCGGCTCTGCGCTGCCGGTCTGTGGACCTCGTTCCGGACACGGCCCTACTCGCACGTGCCCCTGAGCAGCGACCGGCCTGCGGCGATCTACGTCACGGCCATGGACACCGAGCCGCTTTCTCCCGACCCCGTGCCGTTCATCACCGAAGAGGCCGAGGCGTTTGTCCGGGGGCTCGAAGCGGTTGCGATGCTGACCGAGGGAAAGACCTATCTGTGCCATGCCACGGGCGCCAGGGTTCCCGGGGCAGACGTGGACGGGGTGACGGCCGTCGGGTTCTCCGGGCCGCACCCGGCGGGGTTGCCCGGCACGCACATGCATTTTCTCGAGCCACCGCGCGTGGACCGATTTGTCTGGACCATCGGATATGCCGACGTCATCGCCATCGGTCGGCTGCTGCTGACCGGAAGGCTCGATACCACCCGGACAATTGCAATCGTCGGCCCGCTGGCCGCAAGTCCACGGCTGGTGAAGACAGTCTTGGGCGCCTCGCTGAGCGAGCTCTGTGCGGGTGACAACCCCGACGGCTTGCCGATCCGGGTGATTTCGGGGTCGGTGCTGAGTGGCCGGGCCGGAGAAGGCGTCGATGGCTATCTGGGTCGCTACGCCCGGCAGGTCACGCTGATGGAAGAGGACCACAAGCAGATCCCCCTGGGATGGATCCGGCCTATGGCTTCAAAATACGCCTTTCAGCCGGTGCTGGGCTCGGCCTTCACGCGCAAGCTCTACAACCTGACCACAAACCTCAATGGCGGGCGCCGTGCGATGGTGCCGATCGGGACCTTCGAGGATCTGATGCCGCAGGATTTTCTGCCCACCCAGCTCTTGCGCTCGCTGCTGGTGATGGACACCGACCAGGCCCAGGCGCTGGGCGCGCTGGAGCTGGACGAGGAAGACCTGGGGCTTTGCGGCTTTGCCTGCCCGGCCAAGTATGAATACGGCATGGCGCTGCGCGACTGCCTGACAAAAATTGAAAAGGAAGGCTGA
- a CDS encoding FAD:protein FMN transferase — translation MSGITKFNRRSFLILSAAALTACKAGAEVLKLSGSTMGTTYHVVAVPGGAHVDEKALDGAIKAALAEVNVQMSNWDAGSEVSRINAAGADQPLALSPALAGVLEAANDVHRASEGRFDVTVGPLIELWGFGSGQVVPHVPSDAEIAEALARTGQRRMLTLTGRSLTKSVSGAEIYLPAIGKGHGVDRVAAAIRSAGLTDFMIEIGGDLYASGRNADGLPWQIGIESPVAGDRALHAVADASNLGMATSGDYRNFFESGGTRYSHIIDPATGRPILHKTVSATVLAENAMLADAWSTAMLVLGRDQGMQIAEDQGLAVVFIDREPGEGFTTTASSQYTSLQA, via the coding sequence GTGTCCGGCATCACCAAGTTCAACCGCAGGTCCTTCTTGATTCTGTCTGCCGCGGCCCTGACGGCCTGCAAGGCCGGCGCCGAGGTTCTGAAACTCAGCGGATCGACGATGGGCACGACATACCATGTCGTGGCCGTGCCGGGCGGCGCACATGTGGATGAAAAGGCACTCGATGGGGCAATCAAGGCCGCATTGGCCGAGGTCAATGTCCAGATGTCCAACTGGGATGCCGGCTCGGAAGTCTCGCGCATAAACGCCGCAGGGGCCGACCAGCCGTTGGCCCTCTCCCCCGCACTCGCCGGTGTGCTCGAGGCCGCCAATGACGTGCACCGCGCGAGCGAAGGGCGCTTCGATGTCACCGTCGGCCCACTGATCGAGCTCTGGGGTTTCGGCTCTGGGCAAGTCGTGCCGCATGTGCCCTCCGATGCGGAGATCGCCGAGGCTCTGGCACGCACCGGCCAGCGCCGGATGCTGACCCTGACCGGCCGCTCGCTGACCAAATCCGTCAGCGGCGCCGAGATCTACCTGCCTGCCATCGGCAAGGGCCATGGGGTCGACCGTGTGGCCGCTGCAATCCGGAGTGCCGGCCTGACAGACTTCATGATCGAGATCGGTGGCGATCTTTACGCCTCTGGTCGCAACGCGGACGGCCTTCCCTGGCAGATCGGGATCGAATCGCCCGTCGCAGGCGACCGTGCACTCCACGCTGTCGCGGATGCCTCCAACCTCGGCATGGCAACGTCGGGTGACTATCGGAACTTCTTCGAAAGCGGCGGCACCCGCTACTCCCACATCATCGACCCGGCCACCGGCCGGCCGATCCTGCACAAGACGGTCTCGGCGACGGTGCTTGCCGAGAACGCCATGCTGGCCGATGCCTGGTCTACCGCGATGCTCGTTCTGGGCCGCGACCAGGGCATGCAGATCGCCGAAGACCAGGGGCTTGCCGTGGTGTTCATCGACCGTGAGCCCGGCGAGGGTTTCACGACGACCGCGAGCAGCCAGTACACGTCCTTGCAGGCCTGA
- the nqrM gene encoding (Na+)-NQR maturation NqrM, which translates to METALLTFIVLGLVMLGMAVGVIFSGRRIKGSCGGLNAIGDADHCLVCHKEIDPDSPLKERLGHCPRARKMLERAEAQT; encoded by the coding sequence GTGGAAACCGCCCTGCTCACCTTCATAGTTCTCGGCCTCGTCATGCTGGGCATGGCGGTTGGCGTGATTTTTTCGGGGCGACGTATCAAGGGTAGCTGCGGCGGCCTGAACGCCATCGGTGACGCCGACCACTGCCTCGTCTGCCACAAGGAAATCGACCCGGACAGCCCGCTGAAGGAGCGCCTTGGTCACTGCCCCCGCGCCCGCAAGATGCTTGAGCGGGCCGAGGCGCAAACCTGA
- a CDS encoding CBS domain-containing protein, with protein MPESYRPHLRKDDEDKRTASQSVATNTSVSNARVQDVLTSKDAAVHTIRPQQTLHEAVEQLRDHRIGALVVTDANGDLVGILSERDIVRKLADTPGHTLPKKVEEVMTRSVETCTADDPLVTVLTRMTKGRFRHMPVVDGAQLIGLISIGDAVHYRLNQLELEALQIKQLIVG; from the coding sequence ATGCCCGAGTCATACCGCCCTCACCTGCGCAAGGACGATGAAGACAAGCGCACCGCGAGCCAGTCCGTCGCCACCAACACCAGCGTGTCGAATGCACGGGTGCAGGACGTGCTCACGAGCAAGGACGCCGCCGTCCACACCATCCGCCCGCAACAGACCCTCCATGAAGCTGTCGAACAACTGCGCGATCATAGGATCGGCGCGCTTGTGGTGACCGACGCGAATGGCGATCTGGTCGGCATCCTCTCCGAGCGCGATATCGTGCGCAAACTGGCCGACACGCCCGGCCACACTTTGCCGAAAAAGGTTGAAGAGGTCATGACCCGTTCGGTCGAGACCTGCACAGCCGATGACCCCTTGGTCACGGTGCTGACCCGCATGACGAAAGGCCGCTTCCGCCACATGCCGGTGGTCGATGGCGCCCAACTGATCGGCCTCATCTCCATCGGCGACGCGGTGCATTACCGCCTGAACCAGCTGGAACTGGAGGCGCTTCAGATCAAGCAGCTGATCGTCGGTTAG